In Microvirgula aerodenitrificans DSM 15089, the DNA window CCGCTGGCATTGGTTGCGGTGTAGGTGAAGCTGTCCGGTCCGGAATAACCGGCGGTCGGGGTGTAGGTGATGCTGGTGCCGCTGGCCGTGGCGGTACCATGGCTGGCGGCGGAGGCCACGGCGACGCTGGTGGCAGCCCCGCCGCCGAGGCTCAGCGTGATCGGGTTGGCGCTGCTGTTGGCGGCGACGGTGGTGCTGACCGCGCCGGCAGTCGGGGCCGGCAAGGCATAGGTATAGCCATTGGTCAGCGTGGCCATGCCGTTCGACGTCGTGGCGACAACGTTGACCGCACCTGCCGCATGGGCCGGCGTGGTGGCGGTGATCGTGGTGGCATTGTTGACGGTAAACGAACTGGCTGCGGTGCCGCCGAAGCTGACGGCCGTGGTGCCGGTCAGGTTGGTGCCGGTCAGGGTGACCGTGGTGCCGCCTGCGGTACTGCCGGTGGGCGGGGTGACCTGGGTCAGGGTCGGCGTGGCGCCGCCGTTGACCACCACTGTGTACGTCGCCACACCGCTGTCACCAAAGTTTTCCACTACCGATATCTGGAATGTGTAGGTGCCGGGTGTGGTCGGTGTACCGCTGAGCACACCAGTATTGTTATCCAGGCTCAAACCGGCCGGGATGTAGGTGGCGTTGCCATCGTAGTTCGGATCATTCACGTCGCCTTGCCAGTATGCGTACGGTGCGGCGCCGCCAATTGCCGTCAGCGTAACCGACATCGACTGACCGAGAGTCAGGGTGGCAAGGGTTGTGCCACTGGGAGGGGAGAGGGAAACGCCGGCGCCGACAGCCATGGCGGGGAAGACAAGCGCAAGCGTGAACAGCAGCATGCAAAATGCCTGCTGTGTTGCGGTTCTGAATCCAGAAACCAGTGTGGCCAACTGTCTGTGCATTTGCAGTCTCGTGAGGGAAGTCGTCCGGGCGGGGCCCCCTGTGGCGTCAAACGGGTGTGCTGCTGGATGACCGCCACGGTTTAGCGGACGGGAGGCTGCCCCCCCGTCCGCTTGAAGTGTCCCGGTATCGGAAATGAATATTCAGTTAGCAGTATAGATCCCGGATAATGCGAAATAAATATTTTATTCGTTTGATGTAGCTGCTATTTACTTTGGATGGGCGTCACGACACGGCCGGGCATCAGGCGCGGCTGGAAACCGGTCTGCACAGATGGATGTCGGGGCCTGCAGTCCCGGTCACCTGGAACCCCAGTCGCTGGTACAGGCGTTGCGCCGGATTGCCGGGGCTGACATGGAGGCTGCACGGGCGCCCGGCGTGGTCGGCCAGGTCGAGGACTGCGCGCAGCAAGGCAG includes these proteins:
- a CDS encoding Ig-like domain-containing protein; the encoded protein is MLLFTLALVFPAMAVGAGVSLSPPSGTTLATLTLGQSMSVTLTAIGGAAPYAYWQGDVNDPNYDGNATYIPAGLSLDNNTGVLSGTPTTPGTYTFQISVVENFGDSGVATYTVVVNGGATPTLTQVTPPTGSTAGGTTVTLTGTNLTGTTAVSFGGTAASSFTVNNATTITATTPAHAAGAVNVVATTSNGMATLTNGYTYALPAPTAGAVSTTVAANSSANPITLSLGGGAATSVAVASAASHGTATASGTSITYTPTAGYSGPDSFTYTATNASG